One window of Desertifilum tharense IPPAS B-1220 genomic DNA carries:
- a CDS encoding GNAT family N-acetyltransferase: MSQRQDKLPETLITTYLEMLDPLWFRPAYRKDTQDLMMVQMGYPDLEYYRFLYRAVGEIWRWRDRLLLSDTELAAILASPTTTVNVLLIQGVPAGYLELNQQDTEVEIAYFGLRPPYWGQGLGKHLLSYGIAQAWQLGVKRIWVHTCNLDGPYALENYLKRGFQVYRTEEQPMPQRYVPSDFAGEFIP, translated from the coding sequence ATGAGCCAGCGTCAGGACAAGTTACCGGAAACTTTAATTACAACTTATCTGGAAATGCTCGATCCGCTCTGGTTTCGTCCGGCTTATCGAAAGGATACCCAGGATTTGATGATGGTGCAGATGGGTTATCCGGATTTGGAGTATTATCGTTTTCTATACCGAGCGGTGGGTGAGATTTGGCGTTGGCGCGATCGCCTTCTCTTATCCGATACAGAATTAGCCGCGATCCTCGCCTCCCCAACCACTACCGTTAATGTTTTATTGATACAGGGTGTTCCGGCAGGATATCTTGAACTGAATCAACAAGATACAGAGGTGGAAATTGCCTATTTTGGCTTGCGTCCTCCTTACTGGGGTCAAGGTTTGGGTAAGCATTTATTGAGTTATGGAATCGCTCAGGCGTGGCAGTTGGGGGTTAAACGGATATGGGTACATACCTGCAATTTAGATGGCCCTTATGCCTTAGAGAACTATCTTAAACGGGGTTTTCAGGTTTATCGCACCGAAGAACAGCCGATGCCGCAACGCTATGTTCCATCAGACTTTGCGGGAGAGTTTATCCCTTAG
- a CDS encoding Uma2 family endonuclease codes for MLTTSPYTITWEKLPDDFVLPDDPVDNINQPALAAALTESLLLAGKLPETALTPTNYGICATLNGKIVVKAPDWAYIPHISVNRSEVIRSYTPRLQGEIPILVLEFLSDTEGGEYSVKQTYPPGKFFFYEQILQVPNYGIFQPETGVLELYRLSENQRYRLEPPNEQGRFWIAQMQLFLGVGSGSRENRQGNWLRWWDEAGNLLLWGSERVEQERQRVEQERLRAEQERLRAEQERLRAEQEHQRAEQERLRAERLAAQLRAAGIEPDDILE; via the coding sequence ATGTTAACCACCTCCCCCTACACCATCACCTGGGAAAAGTTACCCGATGATTTTGTACTCCCCGATGACCCCGTGGATAATATCAATCAACCTGCCTTAGCGGCTGCTTTAACTGAAAGTCTCCTGTTAGCGGGTAAACTTCCCGAAACCGCCTTAACTCCCACCAACTACGGAATTTGCGCCACCCTCAACGGTAAAATTGTAGTCAAAGCACCTGATTGGGCCTATATTCCCCACATTAGCGTCAATCGCTCGGAAGTCATTCGCAGCTATACCCCAAGGCTTCAGGGAGAAATTCCCATCCTCGTTCTAGAATTCCTCTCAGACACAGAAGGTGGTGAATATTCTGTTAAACAAACCTATCCCCCCGGTAAATTCTTCTTCTACGAGCAAATTCTGCAAGTCCCCAATTACGGTATCTTTCAACCAGAAACGGGTGTATTAGAACTGTATCGCCTCAGCGAGAATCAACGCTATCGCCTAGAACCACCCAACGAACAAGGACGATTTTGGATAGCGCAAATGCAACTATTCTTGGGGGTAGGTTCTGGAAGCCGGGAAAACCGCCAGGGGAACTGGCTGCGCTGGTGGGATGAAGCGGGAAATCTGCTCCTGTGGGGTAGCGAACGCGTTGAACAGGAACGCCAGCGAGTTGAACAAGAACGTCTTCGCGCCGAACAGGAACGCCTTCGCGCCGAACAGGAACGCCTTCGCGCCGAACAGGAACACCAACGCGCTGAACAAGAACGCCTTCGCGCCGAACGGTTAGCGGCTCAACTCCGAGCAGCCGGAATAGAACCAGACGATATCCTAGAGTAA
- a CDS encoding Uma2 family endonuclease, translating to MLATSPYTITWEKLPDDFVLPDDPVDNINQPALAAALTESLLLAGKLPETALTPTNYGICATLNGKIVVKAPDWAYIPHISVNRSEVIRSYTPRLQGEIPTLVLEFLSDTEGGEYSVKQTYPPGKFFFYEQILQVPNYGIFQPETGVLELYRLSENQRYRLEPPNEQGRFWIAQMQLFLGVGSGSRENRQGNWLRWWDEAGNLLLWGSERVEQERQRVEQERQKVERLAAQLRAAGIEPEVD from the coding sequence ATGTTAGCCACCTCCCCCTACACCATCACCTGGGAAAAGTTACCCGATGATTTTGTACTCCCTGATGACCCCGTGGATAATATCAATCAACCTGCCTTAGCGGCTGCTTTAACTGAAAGCCTTCTGTTAGCGGGTAAACTTCCCGAAACCGCCTTAACGCCCACCAACTACGGAATTTGTGCCACCCTCAACGGTAAAATTGTAGTCAAAGCGCCTGATTGGGCCTATATTCCCCACATTAGCGTCAATCGCTCGGAAGTGATTCGCAGTTATACCCCGCGCCTTCAAGGAGAAATTCCTACCCTGGTTCTAGAGTTTTTATCAGACACCGAAGGTGGTGAATATTCCGTCAAACAAACCTATCCCCCCGGTAAATTCTTCTTCTACGAGCAAATTCTGCAAGTCCCCAATTACGGTATTTTTCAGCCAGAAACGGGTGTATTAGAACTGTATCGCCTCAGCGAGAATCAACGCTATCGCCTAGAACCACCCAACGAACAAGGACGATTTTGGATAGCGCAAATGCAACTATTCTTGGGAGTCGGTTCTGGAAGCCGGGAGAACCGCCAGGGGAACTGGCTACGCTGGTGGGATGAAGCGGGAAATCTGCTTTTGTGGGGTAGCGAACGCGTTGAACAGGAACGCCAGCGAGTTGAACAAGAACGCCAAAAGGTAGAACGGTTAGCGGCTCAACTCCGGGCGGCAGGAATTGAGCCAGAGGTGGATTAA